The following are encoded together in the Myxococcales bacterium genome:
- a CDS encoding SUMF1/EgtB/PvdO family nonheme iron enzyme, with protein sequence MTKVVYYIGVLVGISSAGCENGSEPSSPKAPPDAIPNSTEVAAAEIDVGVRLGVLRSKVKVDAFSISVLPTTVAQYHACVAARACSAPASLAPQCQLGDRGLDGATYAAASGTAELASKTALTCATHAQAAQFCRWVGARLPRAHEWLLAARGPKVSRFAWGESPPTCERHWRTSFLGGEAGACCKGACADLTVASLGQHPLASSPFGLDDVLASPAELIIPAPKQVVLGCSPGSEACVVSGLVPGAIDFVHSDPDAVASFRCVWEQ encoded by the coding sequence ATGACTAAGGTAGTGTACTACATCGGCGTCCTGGTCGGCATCTCGAGCGCCGGCTGCGAGAACGGCTCGGAACCGTCATCGCCCAAGGCCCCTCCCGACGCCATTCCGAACAGCACAGAAGTTGCGGCTGCCGAGATCGACGTGGGTGTCCGCCTCGGGGTTCTGCGAAGCAAGGTCAAGGTAGACGCGTTCAGCATTTCGGTGCTGCCGACCACCGTGGCGCAGTATCACGCCTGCGTAGCAGCCCGCGCCTGTAGTGCGCCCGCGTCATTGGCGCCCCAGTGTCAACTCGGGGATCGGGGACTCGACGGCGCGACCTACGCCGCCGCCTCCGGAACGGCGGAGTTGGCGAGCAAGACGGCTCTGACTTGCGCGACGCACGCCCAGGCTGCGCAGTTCTGCCGATGGGTCGGCGCTCGTTTGCCACGAGCACACGAATGGCTGCTCGCCGCGCGAGGTCCCAAAGTGTCCCGCTTCGCCTGGGGCGAGTCGCCGCCAACTTGTGAGCGTCACTGGCGCACTTCGTTCCTGGGCGGGGAGGCGGGCGCGTGCTGCAAGGGTGCGTGCGCGGATCTGACCGTCGCGTCGCTCGGACAACATCCGCTCGCGAGCTCTCCTTTTGGGCTCGACGACGTGCTCGCATCGCCAGCGGAGTTGATTATCCCGGCTCCCAAACAGGTTGTTCTGGGCTGCTCGCCGGGCAGCGAGGCGTGCGTCGTCTCCGGTT